One Solea solea chromosome 5, fSolSol10.1, whole genome shotgun sequence genomic window carries:
- the mthfs gene encoding 5,10-methenyltetrahydrofolate synthetase (5-formyltetrahydrofolate cyclo-ligase), producing the protein MAALRAAKQALRKEIKRRVAALSDEEKLRQSLIVSHKLFQHPKYVSSKRIALFLSMSDEVRTEEIIKDAFKLGKSCFIPRYERSNSHMDMLKLGGLQDMETLPLTSWNIQQPADDDESREEALAAGGLDLILMPGLGFDKSGNRLGRGRGYYDTYLERCVKSPKGKPYTIALAFKEQLCQEIPVDDNDVLIDEILYEGDE; encoded by the exons ATGGCGGCCCTGCGAGCTGCTAAACAAGCGCTGAGGAAAGAGATAAAGCGGCGTGTGGCGGCGCTGAGTGACGAGGAGAAACTACGTCAGTCTCTGATTGTTTCACACAAG CTGTTCCAACATCCCAAGTACGTGTCCAGTAAGCGGATCGCGCTCTTTCTCAGCATGAGCGATGAAGTGCGCACGGAGGAGATCATCAAGGACGCGTTTAAACTGGGCAAAAGCTGCTTCATCCCCAGGTACGAGCGCAGCAACAGTCACATGGACATGCTGAAGCTCGGCGGTCTGCAGGACATGGAGACGCTGCCTCTGACGTCCTGGAACATCCAACAGCCTGCAGATGACGacgagagcagagaggaggcgcTGgctgcag GAGGTCTGGACCTGATCCTGATGCCAGGCCTGGGTTTTGACAAATCGGGGAATCGTCTGGGACGGGGGAGGGGCTACTATGACACCTATTTGGAGCGCTGCGTCAAAAGCCCGAAAGGAAAACCCTACACCATTGCTCTGGCCTTCAAAGAGCAGCTGTGTCAGGAAATCCCTGTGGATGACAACGATGTGCTCATTGATGAAATCCTGTACGAGGGTGACGAGTGA
- the fah gene encoding fumarylacetoacetase — protein sequence MSFIKVDAASDFSFHNLPYGIFSTADNPKRRIGVAIGDQILVLSVIKTLFQGPVLSKHQDVFEQSTLNAFMALGHEAWTEARRTIQLLLSEEESTLRDDVGLRSRAFVHQSAVTMHLPADIGDYTDFYSSRDHATNVGTMFRGKENALMPNWLRLPVGYHGRASSVVVSGTPLRRPSGQMRPDQTKPPVFGPSKQLDIELEMAFFVGGGNPLGEPIPIQKAHEHIFGMVLMNDWSARDIQAWEYVPLGPFLGKNFGTTISPWVVPMEALLPFAEANVVQDPEPLPYLQHHEAYTFNINLSVSLKGQEMDASSTICKSNFKYMYWTMKQQLTHHTVNGCNVRPGDLLASGTISGPDPESFGSMLELSWRGSKSIDLGGGESRTFLKDGDEVTIAGYCQGDGYRVGFGSCVGTVLPALQR from the exons ATGTCCTTCATCAAAGTGGATGCAGCTTCTGACTTCTCCTTCCACAACCTGCCCTATGGGATCTTCTCCACCGCTGATAAC CCCAAACGCCGTATTGGGGTTGCCATCGGCGACCAGATTCTGGTTCTCAGTGTGATAAAGACTTTGTTTCAAGGTCCCGTCCTTTCCAAACATCAGGATGTCTTTGAGCAG TCCACACTGAACGCTTTCATGGCTCTGGGTCATGAAGCGTGGACGGAGGCGAGGAGGACgattcagctgctgctgtcagaggaggagagcaCGCTGAGAGACGACGTCGGCCTCAGGAGCAG AGCGTTTGTCCATCAGAGCGCAGTGACCATGCACCTGCCTGCAGACATCG GCGATTACACTGACTTCTACTCATCCAGAGATCACGCCACCAACGTCGGCACCATGTTCCGCGGGAAGGAGAACGCGCTGATGCCAAACTG GCTCAGACTTCCGGTGGGATACCACGGCAGAGCTTCGTCCGTGGTGGTTTCGGGGACTCCACTTCGCCGCCCTTCAGGCCAGATGAGACCTGACCAGA CGAAGCCTCCCGTGTTCGGTCCGTCTAAGCAGCTGGACATTGAGCTGGAGATG GCCTTCTTTGTTGGAGGAGGGAATCCGCTCGGGGAGCCCATTCCGATCCAGAAAGCCCACGAACATATATTCGGCATGGTGCTGATGAACGACTGGAGCG CCAGGGACATCCAGGCGTGGGAGTACGTTCCTCTGGGTCCGTTCCTGGGGAAGAACTTTGGGACGACCATCTCGCCCTGGGTCGTCCCCATGGAGGCGCTGTTACCTTTTGCAGAGGCCAACGTAGTCCAG gaTCCAGAACCGCTGCCCTACCTCCAGCACCACGAAGCTTACACCTTCAACATCAACCTGTCGGTGTCACTTAAAG GACAAGAGATGGACGCGTCATCGACCATCTGCAAGTCAAACTTTAAG TACATGTACTGGACCATGAAGCAGCAGCTCACCCATCACACTGTCAACGGCTGTAACGTCAGACCAGGAGACCTGCTGGCTTCTGGAACCATCAGTGGACCA GATCCAGAGAGCTTTGGATCCATGCTGGAACTGTCGTGGAGAGGATCCAAGAGCATCGAtctgggaggaggagagagcagaaCCTTCCTGAAGGACGGAGATGAAGTCACCATCGCAG GTTACTGTCAGGGAGACGGATACAGAGTGGGCTTTGGATCCTGTGTGGGAACCGTCCTACCAGCCTTACAACGCTGA